In Cyclopterus lumpus isolate fCycLum1 chromosome 9, fCycLum1.pri, whole genome shotgun sequence, a single genomic region encodes these proteins:
- the ogfod2 gene encoding 2-oxoglutarate and iron-dependent oxygenase domain-containing protein 2 isoform X3, producing MTTNSMSAFHPSSSSDWTTNHVSLLLRTQLLRRLGCVTEQQFEDVLDKISQEVDRRRRLSETSAERAVAIKDMYQPLHPHVYHLQESFLAPKFKQIVEYCRSSNISEEGLGDMLEEEAAAKVYRFPLFEKGFCEELVEELEHFEQSSAPKGRPNTMNHYGILLNELGFDECFLTPLRELYLHPLTSLLYPDCGGRCLDSHKAFVVKYDMNEDLDLSYHYDNAEVTLNVSLGKDFTEGNLYFGDMRQVPLSEMECSEVQHRVTEGLLHRGQHMHGALPIASGQRWNLIVWMRASQERNKLCPMCNRRPTLVEGEGFADGFTTHSDAPLKTSCVMT from the exons AT GACTACAAACTCCATGTCCGCTTTTCATCCGAGCAGCAGTTCAGACTGGACTACCAACCA TGTTTCATTATTGCTGCGCACGCAGCTACTTCGGAGGCTGGGCTGCGTGACGGAGCAACAGTTTGAGGATGTGCTCGACAAG ATTTCACAGGAAGTGGACAGGCGGAGGCGTCTAAGTGAGACTTCTGCTGAGAGAGCCGTTGCTATTAAAGACATGTACCAGCCTCTCCATCCTCATGTCTACCATCTGCAG GAGTCCTTCCTCGCACCAAAGTTCAAGCAGATTGTTGAGTATTGTCGAAGCAGCAACATCAGTGAAGAAGGTCTCGGAGACATGTTGGAGGAAGAGGCAG CTGCGAAGGTTTATCGCTTCCCCTTGTTTGAGAAAGGCTTCTGtgaggagctggtggaggagctggagcacTTTGAGCAGTCCTCCGCCCCTAAAGGAAGACCCAACACCATGAACCATTATGGG ATCCTCCTGAATGAACTGGGTTTTGACGAGTGCTTCCTCACACCCCTCCGTGAGCTGTACCTGCATCCGCTCACCTCCCTGCTGTACCCGGACTGTGGGGGGCGCTGTCTGGACAGCCACAAGGCCTTTGTTGTTAAATATGACATGAATGAAGACCTGGACCTGAGCTACCATTACGACAATGCAGAGGTCACCCTTAATGTTTCCCTGGGCAAGGACTTCACTGAGGGCAACCTTTATTTTGGTGATATGAGACAG GTACCTTTAAGTGAGATGGAGTGTTCAGAGGTTCAACACAGGGTGACCGAGGGCCTCCTCCACCGGGGCCAACACATGCACGGGGCCCTGCCCATCGCCTCCGGCCAGCGCTGGAACCTCATCGTCTGGATGAGAGCCTCACAGGAACGCAACAAACTGTGCCCCATGTGCAACAGGAGGCCGACACTGGTGGAAGGGGAGGGCTTTGCTGACGGGTTCACCACACACTCTGATGCTCCGCTGAAAACTTCATGTGTGATGACGTGA
- the ogfod2 gene encoding 2-oxoglutarate and iron-dependent oxygenase domain-containing protein 2 isoform X4 yields MYQPLHPHVYHLQESFLAPKFKQIVEYCRSSNISEEGLGDMLEEEAAAKVYRFPLFEKGFCEELVEELEHFEQSSAPKGRPNTMNHYGILLNELGFDECFLTPLRELYLHPLTSLLYPDCGGRCLDSHKAFVVKYDMNEDLDLSYHYDNAEVTLNVSLGKDFTEGNLYFGDMRQVPLSEMECSEVQHRVTEGLLHRGQHMHGALPIASGQRWNLIVWMRASQERNKLCPMCNRRPTLVEGEGFADGFTTHSDAPLKTSCVMT; encoded by the exons ATGTACCAGCCTCTCCATCCTCATGTCTACCATCTGCAG GAGTCCTTCCTCGCACCAAAGTTCAAGCAGATTGTTGAGTATTGTCGAAGCAGCAACATCAGTGAAGAAGGTCTCGGAGACATGTTGGAGGAAGAGGCAG CTGCGAAGGTTTATCGCTTCCCCTTGTTTGAGAAAGGCTTCTGtgaggagctggtggaggagctggagcacTTTGAGCAGTCCTCCGCCCCTAAAGGAAGACCCAACACCATGAACCATTATGGG ATCCTCCTGAATGAACTGGGTTTTGACGAGTGCTTCCTCACACCCCTCCGTGAGCTGTACCTGCATCCGCTCACCTCCCTGCTGTACCCGGACTGTGGGGGGCGCTGTCTGGACAGCCACAAGGCCTTTGTTGTTAAATATGACATGAATGAAGACCTGGACCTGAGCTACCATTACGACAATGCAGAGGTCACCCTTAATGTTTCCCTGGGCAAGGACTTCACTGAGGGCAACCTTTATTTTGGTGATATGAGACAG GTACCTTTAAGTGAGATGGAGTGTTCAGAGGTTCAACACAGGGTGACCGAGGGCCTCCTCCACCGGGGCCAACACATGCACGGGGCCCTGCCCATCGCCTCCGGCCAGCGCTGGAACCTCATCGTCTGGATGAGAGCCTCACAGGAACGCAACAAACTGTGCCCCATGTGCAACAGGAGGCCGACACTGGTGGAAGGGGAGGGCTTTGCTGACGGGTTCACCACACACTCTGATGCTCCGCTGAAAACTTCATGTGTGATGACGTGA
- the ogfod2 gene encoding 2-oxoglutarate and iron-dependent oxygenase domain-containing protein 2 isoform X1, which produces MTNKEDGSRPFYICSCFTTDNIFLQDYKLHVRFSSEQQFRLDYQPVSLLRRLGCVTEQQFEDVLDKISQEVDRRRRLSETSAERAVAIKDMYQPLHPHVYHLQESFLAPKFKQIVEYCRSSNISEEGLGDMLEEEAAAKVYRFPLFEKGFCEELVEELEHFEQSSAPKGRPNTMNHYGILLNELGFDECFLTPLRELYLHPLTSLLYPDCGGRCLDSHKAFVVKYDMNEDLDLSYHYDNAEVTLNVSLGKDFTEGNLYFGDMRQVPLSEMECSEVQHRVTEGLLHRGQHMHGALPIASGQRWNLIVWMRASQERNKLCPMCNRRPTLVEGEGFADGFTTHSDAPLKTSCVMT; this is translated from the exons ATGACAAACAAGGAAGACGGAAGTCGCCCGTTTTATATCTGTAGCTGTTTCACCACCGATAATATTTTCCTGCAGGACTACAAACTCCATGTCCGCTTTTCATCCGAGCAGCAGTTCAGACTGGACTACCAACCAGTGAGT CTACTTCGGAGGCTGGGCTGCGTGACGGAGCAACAGTTTGAGGATGTGCTCGACAAG ATTTCACAGGAAGTGGACAGGCGGAGGCGTCTAAGTGAGACTTCTGCTGAGAGAGCCGTTGCTATTAAAGACATGTACCAGCCTCTCCATCCTCATGTCTACCATCTGCAG GAGTCCTTCCTCGCACCAAAGTTCAAGCAGATTGTTGAGTATTGTCGAAGCAGCAACATCAGTGAAGAAGGTCTCGGAGACATGTTGGAGGAAGAGGCAG CTGCGAAGGTTTATCGCTTCCCCTTGTTTGAGAAAGGCTTCTGtgaggagctggtggaggagctggagcacTTTGAGCAGTCCTCCGCCCCTAAAGGAAGACCCAACACCATGAACCATTATGGG ATCCTCCTGAATGAACTGGGTTTTGACGAGTGCTTCCTCACACCCCTCCGTGAGCTGTACCTGCATCCGCTCACCTCCCTGCTGTACCCGGACTGTGGGGGGCGCTGTCTGGACAGCCACAAGGCCTTTGTTGTTAAATATGACATGAATGAAGACCTGGACCTGAGCTACCATTACGACAATGCAGAGGTCACCCTTAATGTTTCCCTGGGCAAGGACTTCACTGAGGGCAACCTTTATTTTGGTGATATGAGACAG GTACCTTTAAGTGAGATGGAGTGTTCAGAGGTTCAACACAGGGTGACCGAGGGCCTCCTCCACCGGGGCCAACACATGCACGGGGCCCTGCCCATCGCCTCCGGCCAGCGCTGGAACCTCATCGTCTGGATGAGAGCCTCACAGGAACGCAACAAACTGTGCCCCATGTGCAACAGGAGGCCGACACTGGTGGAAGGGGAGGGCTTTGCTGACGGGTTCACCACACACTCTGATGCTCCGCTGAAAACTTCATGTGTGATGACGTGA
- the ogfod2 gene encoding 2-oxoglutarate and iron-dependent oxygenase domain-containing protein 2 isoform X2, with the protein MTNKEDGSRPFYICSCFTTDNIFLQDYKLHVRFSSEQQFRLDYQPLLRRLGCVTEQQFEDVLDKISQEVDRRRRLSETSAERAVAIKDMYQPLHPHVYHLQESFLAPKFKQIVEYCRSSNISEEGLGDMLEEEAAAKVYRFPLFEKGFCEELVEELEHFEQSSAPKGRPNTMNHYGILLNELGFDECFLTPLRELYLHPLTSLLYPDCGGRCLDSHKAFVVKYDMNEDLDLSYHYDNAEVTLNVSLGKDFTEGNLYFGDMRQVPLSEMECSEVQHRVTEGLLHRGQHMHGALPIASGQRWNLIVWMRASQERNKLCPMCNRRPTLVEGEGFADGFTTHSDAPLKTSCVMT; encoded by the exons ATGACAAACAAGGAAGACGGAAGTCGCCCGTTTTATATCTGTAGCTGTTTCACCACCGATAATATTTTCCTGCAGGACTACAAACTCCATGTCCGCTTTTCATCCGAGCAGCAGTTCAGACTGGACTACCAACCA CTACTTCGGAGGCTGGGCTGCGTGACGGAGCAACAGTTTGAGGATGTGCTCGACAAG ATTTCACAGGAAGTGGACAGGCGGAGGCGTCTAAGTGAGACTTCTGCTGAGAGAGCCGTTGCTATTAAAGACATGTACCAGCCTCTCCATCCTCATGTCTACCATCTGCAG GAGTCCTTCCTCGCACCAAAGTTCAAGCAGATTGTTGAGTATTGTCGAAGCAGCAACATCAGTGAAGAAGGTCTCGGAGACATGTTGGAGGAAGAGGCAG CTGCGAAGGTTTATCGCTTCCCCTTGTTTGAGAAAGGCTTCTGtgaggagctggtggaggagctggagcacTTTGAGCAGTCCTCCGCCCCTAAAGGAAGACCCAACACCATGAACCATTATGGG ATCCTCCTGAATGAACTGGGTTTTGACGAGTGCTTCCTCACACCCCTCCGTGAGCTGTACCTGCATCCGCTCACCTCCCTGCTGTACCCGGACTGTGGGGGGCGCTGTCTGGACAGCCACAAGGCCTTTGTTGTTAAATATGACATGAATGAAGACCTGGACCTGAGCTACCATTACGACAATGCAGAGGTCACCCTTAATGTTTCCCTGGGCAAGGACTTCACTGAGGGCAACCTTTATTTTGGTGATATGAGACAG GTACCTTTAAGTGAGATGGAGTGTTCAGAGGTTCAACACAGGGTGACCGAGGGCCTCCTCCACCGGGGCCAACACATGCACGGGGCCCTGCCCATCGCCTCCGGCCAGCGCTGGAACCTCATCGTCTGGATGAGAGCCTCACAGGAACGCAACAAACTGTGCCCCATGTGCAACAGGAGGCCGACACTGGTGGAAGGGGAGGGCTTTGCTGACGGGTTCACCACACACTCTGATGCTCCGCTGAAAACTTCATGTGTGATGACGTGA